The Chloracidobacterium sp. genomic sequence CAGAAAAAAAGGCTTGTCGATACGCCGTGTGTAGGCCTCATGGAATACTCGGTTGAATATTTAGGTCATTTCTCGTTGCCACAAAATCACTCTTTCGCGGTGTTGTGGAACTCCATAGTCTTTTGCGTTAATTTCAAAGTGTTTGACCTGATAGCCAGATTCCTGGAAATCTTCGTAAATGTGATCTAAAACGAGTTTACCATCCGGCCCTTTCATCGAGGTTAAGAGACGAACATTCTCCATTATCGCGACTTTAGGATTTAGTTCGCGAACCACACGCAGGTAATGGCGAAAGAGACTGTTTCGTTGGTCGGTAGCATTCCTTTTACCAGAAAGGCTAAAACCTTGACACGGCGGTCCACCAATGATTACATCAACATCGCCAAGTCCCGCTTTCCAAACTTGAATGTCCTCCATTTCTAATTTCCGAATATCATCCCCAAGTTCATAGACCGTCGGAAAGTTCTCACGATATATCGCCCTATAAGCTTCTTCGAGTTCCAGAAAACCCATAACCTCAAACCCCGCCCAAGAAAAACCTAAACTAAAGCCGCCACAGCCGGAAAAGAGCGAAATGACTTTTCCGCTTTTAGGCAGCGTACTTCGGTTTCTTTCAAGGCTGTTAATCAGGGAAACGTAGTTGCGATTTTCGGGAGTTATTGTAGCAAGTTCGGTTCGATCAGCATCTCTAACAAACCCGTTGAATGAATGAGTTTGGTATCTTTTTTTCCTACTAACCTTAATTTTAGCCGAGGAAATTTCCTCTAAAAGATTTACAAGCGTGCTAAGTGAGTGTTGATTAATAGTCGATTTCTCAAGTTCAAAAGAAGATAGTATGTGCTGAGGAATATTACTTAATTCCGACAATCGGGCTTGTGAAAGTCCTATTTCTTCTCGCTTCTGTCTGAGAGCTACGCCAGTAAGGTTCATAAGGATAATGCAAAAACTGAAATGATGTCGTTTCGATTATGTATTATTATCACGATTTTCTGCAAGATATGGAGTCCGTATTGCTTGACAGTGAAATCGAAAAAGTTGAAAATTCTCTTGTTCTCAAGTAATCAACTAAACCTAACTTCGGATGGCGCTTATTAGCTTTTTTTGTTGTCCGAAAAGACGCATAAGGAGTATAAAACTATGGCTGAAACTGGACACGCAAAGAACGTAGAAAACTGGCAGAAGATGATCGCGGCTTGTACGGGATTTGGGGGCGATTATAAGCCTTCGAACGTGAATCTCACGGTTGCCTCGATGACCACGTTGCTGACCGATGTTGAGACTGAGATGGACGGTGTTCAGACCAGTATCGTGCCGTGGAAAAACAAGGTTGCGGATCGCGAGAACATTTACACCGGAGTTCGTCCGCGCACGACGCAGATGCTTGCGGCGTTCAAGGCCAGCGGTGCCGCCGCGAACAAGGTGGACAACATGAAAACCTATCAGCGTCAGGTCCACGGCGCCCGAGCCAAAGCAAAACCGGTTGACGACCCGAACACGCCCGGCGACGAATCAAAAGGAAACTCGGTGTCGCATCAGTCTTATGTTCAGATCGCCGAATCGTTCGGCCAAATGGTCGCTTTAGCGGCTGGTGAACCGCTCTACACGCCTAACGAAGCTCATTTGACGGTCGCCACGAACACAACGCTCCATACCGATATGGAAACCGCCAACGACGATGTCATCGGCGCCGTGCCGGCATGGAAAAACTCGATGGCCTCGCGCGATGCCCGACTCTACGACGACGCCGACAGCATCTACGAGCGCCAAAAGCTGGTCAAGGAATACGTTAAATCGCTCTACGGAGCAAGTTCACCGCAATACGCTCAGGTTAAAGGGCTTGAGTTTAAGAAAGTAAAATAACTTTTGTTTAAAATGTCCGCTTTCAGCCTCGCGATCCGAACTTCGGGTCGCTTTTTGTTGCCTGCGAGTCGCGAAATACGAACTTCGGAACGCAAGATTCGACCTGCGAAATGTGAGAAAGAACCTGCGAATTCCAATATTTGAGATGCGGTTCACGAACTCCGAACTGCGACGTGCGAACCTCGAACTGCGACATTCGAGATTCGACCTGCGACTTGCGAGACGCGACCTGCGACTGTCGAGAAACGACCTGCGGCGTGTGTAGAGCGGACTGCGAAATCGCTCGGACCTACAAATCCGCAGAATTGCTGATCGTCGATCCAGATATAGTCGAAGCCAATAACATTCCGCGAAGCAATTTCTGTTTTGCAGAGGTCGGGCGATACAAAGCCCAGACCCTTGCAGAGCGGGTTACAAC encodes the following:
- the dcm gene encoding DNA (cytosine-5-)-methyltransferase, yielding MNLTGVALRQKREEIGLSQARLSELSNIPQHILSSFELEKSTINQHSLSTLVNLLEEISSAKIKVSRKKRYQTHSFNGFVRDADRTELATITPENRNYVSLINSLERNRSTLPKSGKVISLFSGCGGFSLGFSWAGFEVMGFLELEEAYRAIYRENFPTVYELGDDIRKLEMEDIQVWKAGLGDVDVIIGGPPCQGFSLSGKRNATDQRNSLFRHYLRVVRELNPKVAIMENVRLLTSMKGPDGKLVLDHIYEDFQESGYQVKHFEINAKDYGVPQHRERVILWQREMT